TGCCGGGCTTCTCCTCCAGCTTCTCCACACCTCCACGACGCCAAACTCCTAAGGAAACATTAAGACATGGTCAAGCAGGAACATGCTGGTTTCACAAGTATAACTAGTTCAAAGAGTATAACCCGGTGGCTATCATTTAAGACACCTGCAGTAACAGAAGGTAAACAGCGACCTCTGCTGGCAGAATACAACACCTTCTTATAGTCTAGCTAATTGTTTTGTTAGACAAGAGTGCTAAATACAGTTTACACACCTACTCTAACCCCAATATGCATGTGAAGGTTACTTTCTAAATCCCTCTCTGCTCACCTTCATCCTGATCTCTGGCTGGGGGTCTTTGTTCACGGTCATCCCGGCGCTCGCCACCACGACGATCGTCTCGGTCAGTGTCCTCTTTGCGGGAGTCTCTCCAGGCGCTTCGTCCTTCCTCTGCGCCTGCTCTCCTCCAAGTAGACTCCTCTCTGTGTAAACAAACAGTGACACCGATTAACATAACTGATATCCTCTGCatttatcacaaaaataaatagaccAGCACTCTTGGCATAGTCCATCAGGCCCACCTGACTGGACGACTGTCTCTCAAGCTGTCTTTGGATTTTCCCTCTCCTTCGGCATCATCTCTTTCCTCGCTGGCATCACGGGGAGGACCCCAGCTGTCCTCTCGGGCCTTCTCTCGCTCACGCCAACCACCTGCAACATAAGCATTGTCTCATCCTCCTGCTTGACATTACATGTGAGCACAGAGTTGCTGAGCTGTTGGAATATTCATGTAAATTAGAAGATGTCTCTACTTATTTGAAGCTGAACGGCTGCAGGCTTACCAGGCCTGCCCAGCGGCTTCCAGGGTTTGAGGTCCTCGCCAGCACGCCGTGGTCCATCATCCATGCCTCTCCTTCCACCTCTGTcatcatctcctcctcttcgGGGACCCCAGGAGTCGTCCGTGCCTCTACGGGAACCTCTGTCGTCATCAAAGCCACGCCTGGAGCCGCGGTCGTCGTCAAAGCCACGCTTCGGGCCACGGTCTTCGTCACCACCCCTCCTTGGGCCGCGGTCATCATCAAAGCCTCTACGTGGACCACGGTCCTCGTCCACCCCTCTGCGTAGAGGACGGTCTTCATCCCCGCCACGGCGTGGGCCTTTTTCGTCATCAAAGCCCCGACGGGCGCCTCGGTCGTCTCCGCCCCTACGGAAACCTTCTCCTCGCCTGAAGGGCCCCTCTCTCTCGCGCTCCTCTTTGTCATCCTCACGGCCCTCCTGCCTCCACTCCCTAGAGCAGGCACAGGTATTGTTAGAGTAGGCCCTTATGGTTTTAAAAAGGAGGACTAGATAGGGTTACCAACACCTACTTGTCAGGCACAGAACGACGCCACTCTGATTCGCCTCCCTCCGTGCGcttcctccatcctcctcctccttcctccttctctaTCTGCTTCTCATTCTCACCCCAGTCCTGTatgagaaaaacacatcaagacaCATTGTGCCATTACATTGTTATCACTAATGTAACTTGTTGCTACAAGGCACTGTAGAGTAATATCAGTTATGATGGCCTGTAGTCCATATCGCTGCACTCGGTCCTTGAATTCAATATATTTGGGCTCCCTTCATTACACCTTTATATTAGGGATGGCAAaattttcacaaaatgttatgACTAAATATTGTGTTAAACTTGTATTGTGTTACTGATAGATAGGCACTACTAACTTATTTATACACACAGGTGTGACCTTTACTCATTTGAATGATTAAAAGGCACTTCACAATCCAGTAAAAGAAAGCTAATATACAGATTTTTGAAAAAGTCCTTATTTAGACTTTTTACTATTCTAGCCATCATAATATCACAATTATGCTGGGTGTCGTATCATGATGGACTCTAGCATGAATTACCTGTGATTCCCACCCCTTTATATTTGAAACTGACTGTTTGGCTCAGAGCATCagatagaaaaacagaaaagctaatTTGTACCTTGACTTTCTCCTCTGGGGGgactcttttctcctcctcacGGCGGCGTTCTCGCTCCTCGATCTCCTGTTGACGAGCGCGCTGCTTCCGCTCCTGCTCCTCGAGTTTGCGCAGACGCTCCTGGtactccctctcctcctcctctctctgctcttgttCCAGGCGTTCACGGTCCTCCCGCTCTGTAACAAAAGCAGCATACATATAACAGGTGTTCAAACTTTAAGAGTAAGAGTTACTGCATTATGCTCTGAAAAAAATGCAGGGTGTGACGTGGTTGCCATGattggaaaaacattttcctgACTGAAACTTTGTCATGTCCAATTTTGCTCGCCAAGCAAAAGTCACCACAGCCAAAGAAAAACTCCCTGTAGTAACAGTGTCCCTCAAAACAACCACTTTAACCAAAACCAACATCTTTTCCACCACAAtttcctcctccaccctctcaCCAGGACTGTACCAGTGCACATGTGCAGTAAGGTTTACCTTTCTTGAGCTGCTCTTCATGGATACGCTGtgcatcttcttctttttgacgATAAAAAGCGTTACGTCTGTCCTCTTTGCGCTGCTTCTTCCTTTCTTCCAGGcgcttcttcctctcctccaccaAGCGCTCCTGGAAAGctttcagtttttccttcagagAGAGTAGTGAAAAACCACAGCACAAGTTATACAGTTGTTCTGCCACTCCGTCCCAGAAACACTCATGGCTCTGTGCAGCAATATTACAGCGGCACCAGCAGGGGGCACTTcagtttatttgcattttaattataatgcccacaagttgttgttgttgtgttcgacccccccccccccccccccccccccccccccccccccccccccccccccaaagcttACATTTATGGAAGTAATAAATGATCTTACCTCATAAATGAAGCTACGAGCAGCGGTGATTTTGGACAAGAAGTTTTCTTTGTCCTCCAACATCCTGAACATCCGCTTCTTGTGCTCCAGAGCCTTCTCCCGTTCAACTTTCATGTTACTGATctacaacaaaaagaaaagtcttacATTCTAGATACTCACCTGGGTCTATTAAATTTCACATGTAGGCATGTCATTTTTGAATCACAAGTTTTAGGTTTTTTTACGTACCCTCTCTTCCTCCTGGAGCTCCCATAGTTCCATGTCCTTGATGCGCTGCTCCTCGTAAGCCTTTTTGATGAGAGGAATCTCCTCAAGACGTTTTGCCCTCTCAAAGTAGTCAatctggagagaaagaaagattagTGTCCAATTCACACCTAGTTGACTGATATTTTCATTAATGAATCACCCAGTTACCTTCTTCTCCTGGTTCTTCAGACGCTCCTGGagttccttcttctccttctctagCTGCTCCACCTGTTTGGCCATGATGAAGTCAGGATCCAGCTCTTCCAGGTCctgtacaaaacaaaaccaaatgtgtTAGTCTCACCTTTGAACCTCATATTACTATGACCTAATTCTGCAATATGGAGTTCAACcaaatgaatcaatcaatatttacctcaatatcaatatccTTGAAAGCCTTGGCTCCAAGTTCAGTCTTCTTGATCTGCTCCAGACGTTCACGGACCGTCTTTTTCTTGATCTGCTCATGCTCCTGCATGATGcgctccttctccctctctttggcCTCCAGACGCAGACGCTCCTCCTCAGCCTTGCGTACCTTCTGCAGCTCAGCTTCTCgctgctccagctcctcctTCTCACGCTGAATGTTCAGGCTCTCCAGACGCTCCTTACGCTCCTCAATTGTCTGTCTACGAGCCAGGATGCGCTGATGATCCTTGCGAGCATTTTTCAGATAGGCGGCGATGGCCAGCTGGTTCTGCTCCTCACGCTCTTGCTGAGAAGGGACAAACGCATcaaaagttttaaatgtttaagttAAAGAATAAAGCAGAGTGTACTGGAGCTTAATATTCCTTGGAGACACCTCTTATGTGTCTGTTAGAATTGTGTAAGATTATGTAAGAAGCTAATGCTTGTTCCTgatcaggtgtgtgtgcgtctctATATACGAGAGCTGAGGGAACTCACCAGGATGGAGGCAGGCCTGATGACTTGGATGGCCTTGGCCAAGGAAGCCGACATGGCAGTCAGCTGGTTCCGTATCTGCTCTGAGGGCATGTTCTGCAGGAAAGGACCAACGGGGGCATCCTCTTTGGTCGAGTAGTTCAGGTCAGAGCCAAAGCTCAGAGTCCGAGAGGTGTGGTCTATACGGACCTACAGGGGAAAGAGAAATATTAGATAAGTTGTGTAAAACGGTAGCATAAACACTCTTAACTGTAATAACCCTTCTGTTGGTTTATcagtagtttattttttaaggagTAACAGCAATGCAACTTCTCCTGATCTTGACCTTACCTGCAGATCACAGTGGCGCGCAGCATCTACAATGGAGCGCTCCAGCTGGAAGGCATCCACAAATGGAACCAGGGAGGCCAGACGGGTGAACTCAATGCTTTGATAGATTTGTGCAACCTAATACGATGGAAGCAGAATAATGAGATTTCTAACCTTAACGCTGTAGATATGATTTAGGAGAGCATTCCAGGTGAATGAAAAAGACTGAAGAGAATTACCTGTTGCAGGAGTCTCAGGATGGTATTACTCTGCAAGTGAGGGACATACTGCTGCAGATCAGCCTCCTTCTCAGCTTGGTCTCTCACCCAGTTCAACACCTAGTAGGAGAGTTTGTTACCATACACTGGGTTTAGAAAAGACTAGTTACTTAATtgatcaataaatcaatcaatcattacATAAAATGCAACTCATACAACAATGAATtgtatattttccttttatcaAGCTGTTTGCACCCAGATCGTTTACCTTGGTCACTCTTCCGCACAGCTTCAGAGGATGGAAGTCTACTTCAATCCAGTTGTAAAGTTCTTTTATGTCAGGTACAACATACTGCAGCAAGTTAAATCTCacctaaaatataaatataaattggtCAAAGCAGATATTAATTAACAATTTTTACAGATCAGGTTAAAAAATCCATACCAATTTTCCTAAAAAAGGACGCGAGCCTCTTCACAAAGGCCGTGCTTACTAATAAAAGTTGGCAGTGGTGAAACCTAACAAAGCTTTCTTATGCAGATAATGTACCATATCATTGATGAGACTCTGCCGGGTTGGTGGAGACTGCAGGCCCAGGAGGGTAGCCAGCCTGCGGTGTTTTTCTACGATGATGCCATCCATGTCCAGCAGCCGAGCAATGTCAGTGCGCTCGGGGGTGATTGGAATGGACAGTGTGGCCAGGAGGACTCTGGTGGACATCCTGAAGATCAGAAGTAAGCACCATTACCAATTTGGTCATTATCAGagtaaaatgtgtgcatttatcTTCAGATAATGAATAACATACCTCTGCATCTCATCTTGGGTCAGATTCTTACGCATCTCCCTTGAGAGGTGATAGAGCCGGTGGAGGGTGCAGGCGTGGAACAGAGCATTGCCAGATTTCCAGAACACAGTAGAAACCTTGTTGTAGTAGTTGGCCATCAACTGGGGTTTGGGAGGCTTCTTAGAAAGAGCAAACAGGCCATGGATGTCTTCGACCGCCTTGAATGCTTCCTGTAAAAAGACAAACCGCGTTCTGTATTAGCAACATCATCTTCACTTTGACCATGTGTCACATATTTAATTACACTTGAGCACATTCAAGTACTAAGCCGGTGTTTAATTGTTCTACAGGTCATATACTATATTTGTTGACTACTTTCCAAAGCATTTATGAAAAGGTtatacatgtaaacatttttagtAAGTAGACAAatgaccctgttcagcactttggtcaactgctgttgtttttaaatgtgctatagaaataaaattgacattgacaaatGCATTTTGATATCGTCCTTTGAGAAATTCAATGTTAGGTGCACAGACCTGCCAGAGCTCCATGCTAATGGCGCTGTCCAGCTGCACCAGACGCGTCTCCAGGTGCATCGACTGACTTTCAGGGTTGTTCAGGTTGATGGCGGTGCTCTGGTTGTGGTGGCGCTGGATCTGACCCAGATGCATCCGCAGGTTGTCGCACAGCTTGCGGAATTCGGCTTTACGGGTGTACTGAAGGCAGAACTTAAATGCTGCAGAAAAGATGACCAGATATTATTTACACCATTTAGTATGTAACATTTAATGATAATTGTAATTTACGGCTGAGTTTgtatttattgaattattttctgTGTGACTTTCCTTTAATGATGCAATATAGTATAATCTTATAAAAATTAGGTTAATATAAAcgcaatattcacatttgaattttaaatgtatattttatgatGGGAACTAAAAACATGGATTCCCTCATTACTATCATCATTACATCCCTAAATTACAATTTATCATTGTATAAATGGTGCCACTGCCATGTTCTGTGCCCTTGTATTGTACCATCTGAATCATTCAGTAACATCTAcctatataaaaacagacaaaatatttaaaaaaattgtaacttTTATGCAGCCTTAAAAAATATCACACTcagtaaatgaaatgaatataaAACTTTTTATATATggtcttcagtgtgtgtgtcactacCTTGCTGGGCAATGTCATGGTACAGGCGCTCCACCTTGGAGTTGTTCCGCAGCAGGTCCAGGCACTGGCGGTAGGACTCCCACAGGAACTTGACCCAGGGAGTGAGCAGCAGGCGATCAGTACGATCCTGAGTGTCCTCTCCACTCACAGCACTCAGGAGAACACTGAAATCACAACAAGCTCAATGTTTATAATCCATCTTAAAATGATCACGCACACGCTAATTACCTTACACCCTCAGCTGTGACAGCAGTATACTGTAAAACAATCATCCGACCACAATAAGACATCAGTTTAGATTCTGTatcaaattaaaaggaaatcCAACAAAATATTTTATCCATAACATTTAAGCATCCTCACCTTTCAGGAGTCTGGATGTTGTCCAGATCCTCGATGTCCAGGACCATCTGCTGGGACTCACCCTTGGCTGTCTCAGTCTTCTCCTCAGCCAGCTTCAGGTAAGCCCTTACCACATCCTCCAGAGATTTGATATTAACCtaaaagcaaagagagaaattaCACTTTGACTCCAAAAACACTGATGAAAACCACTACCGGGTTTGTACAAACATCACAGATTTCTCCTCACACACCTGCTGGCAGATGTTCTTGTACTGGTAGAGACCCTCCTTGGCCAGGTGGCTCTTGCGCAGATCCACGCAGAGCTCCAGGTACTTGAGCATGATGGGCTCGTGGATCTTCTGCCATGTTCGATGTTTCTTGCTCTTGATGACATCGTACAAAACATCCAAAGCTGGCTGCTTCTTGCCAACCTCAAGAAACTCTGTGTAAACACACCAAGAAATAGACACACATAAGCTCTATTACATGTTGATGGTAGCCGTGTACACATATCACTAAACCTTAGCATCTCGCACCAAGCCCACAACCGTGGTAAGCTAAACCTGTCTGACATTGTTAGGCCCACTGTGCTTGGTTAACGTGACATTAGCATAAACGCTTTAAGAATACAAAGCACTAACAATTTGACAGCAGCTAAGAGGCATTGTCAATACCGTTTTCAACCTGATACGAGTGTTAACGGTCATCTACTAGCCACCTAAGCTACATTTCTGAAATATCACCGATTTAGAAAATAGTCAGATCACTAAACGGGCTAGCTGCCGGTTAGCTTAACGCTAATACTAACGTAGCCGTTAAAAGGCGATATAGCGCCCCCGCCATTCAAGGTAGCAGTTAGCCTGGCTAACGGTGCGTTCgaaggctaacgttagcatagttagctaacgttagcatagtTAGCATGAATGTCTGACAAATGTGAATCATTAAGTTGTATTTCTACTCACCGTTCGCTCGTTTCAGAGCATTCTCTGGCCGTTGAAAATACGCCGGCATGTTGGTGCCGTTCTAGTGAAACCCAAATTGGCTGCCTTGAGTGAATTTTGACAGATTTCACCAGTCCATCAACGCCACGCACTCAACCGCTGCAACGGTGCTGGCTGAGAAAGGAAGAACCTCGTGAGCGGCCTAGCTAGGGTTGCCAGGTGCGTCACATACTATCCCCCTATCACGGTGTCTACCCCCGTGAAGTAAACAACTGAGAGCGAAGAAATTAAGTTCTGTCTCCCAAAATTGCGATTAACATTAATGTATCCGTATTCAGGGTTTCAatgtagtgtttttgttttattgtaggTATGATCAAATcttaatatgtatatttataattgtaaaaatcactttttttgtgggtaattctgcatgtgtttgtacacacatttaaaaagtgtagCTCCCTAAATTATCATTAACATAAGCATCTATTTAATGCAGATAAAATATTCCTCAGAGGGGAAATTAAGTTGTTGCAGCAGCCCAAGACAGAGATGAGCCCAGATAGAGGAGTAcacaaatgaatacataaaaaggaataaatcaaattaaataaaaggaaTATACATCTagtaaaagagtaaaagtaaatgAACTATTCTAGAGCAATTAAAGACATTACGAGGTAACGTGACGTAAGTGATAAATTAAAGTAACAGGTACGAGGTGAAGTAACATGCTATGACATGATTAATAGCAATGGTATAGTATAATGGGCTTTACGTAAACAGCGTACACCAGAAATATAATGCAGTACAAGATGTCGTAAGACATTGTAACCTATTAAAATTCCAGTAGACATTTTAACCTATTAAAATTCCAGTAGTGTAGTATAAGGTATAACATATCGTATTGGTGTATTGTAATAGAAGGACTAAtatactacttctactactgcAACAATAACATAATGATATAATATGATATAGTATGTATACCATTGGATGGCAATGTATATAGCCTATTAAATATTGGATATAACTAGTATGTCTAGTTTAATGTATAAAGATATATCTCATATAGcaaaaacatattaataaatCAGGTAAGAGAGAGTTAATGAAGCGGGAGTGGTGAGAGAGCCCTGAGTGTGACAGACACAGTGGGATATACATGGTTAGTTATACATGGTTACATACTTTTACACCAGCCACTGACTCTCTGTAGCTTCTCTATGAGCTCATATGTTGAAGTATCCTGAATTGGCTTCTTCATGTATGTGCTTACATATAGTCTGTAATTCACTGATGTGTAACCGTGggtgttaaacaaaaaagatcaaattaaaaaaagtgtgggAAATAAGATATTGGGAACTGTTCTGAATAGTCTCATCCtatattaattgtttttttaacaaatagtTCTACTGTAGCATGATGAAATGAATTACAGCGTCCCCACAGCCTCCTGAACCCTACAATCGGGGAGTTTCAACAAACCTGGCAGCTCTGGGTGTGTAATATTTCATTGTGCGCTCCACTGAAGGCGTGTTCAAGTACTTTTGTTAAATCTCTATTATATCTACACATTGCTTCTTAAGTTACTTGTTAAGTGCAGAATAGactcagtttcagcaaatatttGATATAAAGCATCGGGTTTAAAGAAACAGGATCAGGACATCTGTACTTTTAACTCTGCGTGCTATTCAAATGAGAAATGTTTACAACATTACCAATTTAAAGTTAGATCATTATTTAATTGTAATCAGCGCACATTTAGGCTATCCGCTGATTTGGAAAAGGTAAATGATCCAAATGGAAATTTAGGCAGCATCGTTTATTTACATTTCCGAAGGATTTTTAAGTCCTGAATATATAATGTCGTATTATTTCAAGAATCATGAACGCACCATTGGCGCTGACGATGACCAGCTATGATTGGTTGTTTGCAGCGCGTCTCCTCCCGCACAAGCCTCCTGTCCCGGAAAAAGGAAGCGATTttgcagggagagagagagagagagagagcgagagagagagagagagagaacgagagagagtgagtgagagaacgagagagagagagtgagagagcgagagagagagacagagagacagagagagaggtctgTTGACAGCAGAAGGAAATCAATCACACCCAGGCCCCTGATAAGTTTTGACACGTTTTACTTTCTTATTGAATCTGCATTCTGTTATTTGGACCTAACGGGAACAATCAAGGTACTCCACAGTTGAATTACTGTCCAGAGAAGAAGCTGGTTGGTGTTTTCTCTCCAGGTAACTTGTGGTTCTGAACTCTTTCAGGTATGGAATATGGCAGCAACTGAAACGCAGCTTATGTTAAGCGTCGGATTAATCGGTAAGTTTCAGTTCAAAGGTCGTTTCTTGTTGGTTTTCCGGTTGGTTTCGAGCGAAGTTGGTTTCTCAGTACGTGTAGGAGAATCACATGACATCAGTGTGACCCAAATGTCTCATCAGCAGGACTCCATGTCCCTCATTGGTTAATTACTCCTGCATGTAAGACTCTGTACCTGGTTATGGATTGGTTCCTAAAACCACCCAGTAACACGGACCCCCATGTGATAAACATCTGGTCTCAGGAAGCTCTGTCTGATATGATTTATAACGTCTGCCCAATCTTCTAAGATGTTAAGGTTCATATATGATGTtgatttgtggttttatttttcctctgcCCAGAGAAAGATGTGAATGGAGACACACTGTGGGTATGGTGCTATCCCTCTGTGGGCTCAGACCTGAGGCCACTCCTGCTCAGCAAGTGCTGTCTGACACAGGACAGCCGGGATTTCCACACCTTTGTGTTTGGTCAGTTCTGTCGCATCTGGTACTACATTACCACAGCGGAGGTGCAGGAACCTACAGCACTAAACAAGGTACGGCGTCCAGAGACTCTTCGGCCGCTAAAATCCCCGACAAGGAACAATGAGAGTGAAGCATTTCTAATATCTgcgttttgttttgtctttgttttttccctcttaAGGTCACTCATTTTTCAATAGTAGTTACAGCAAAAGACTTCAACCCTGAGAAGTATGCTGCACTTAGTAGAATACTCTGCAGGTACAGTGTTCAGCTGTTTGGACACTTTTCCTTAAAGagtacttttcttcttcttcttgttcatTTGAgtggtgtgtatttgtttattacCCAGGATGTACACCAAACATGGCAGTCCAGTGAGGATGATGGAGGCGTATGTCACCGTCCTCACCAAAGGAATTTGCCAGAGTGATGAAAACGGCTCATTTCTAATTAAGGATTATGATGTTCGGAAGGCGTACTTGGCGGGTTCGGTTAAAGGTAAGACGGACCACTAACTTTTATTTGGTCAGGGGACATGTCTGGTTTTCATGCAGCTATTCCTTTTGACCCAAGACAATTTTGTCTTTCGTGAGACAATAAAAGCCAGCCTTGACATAAACAGCGCCAACAGGCAGGTCATGTAGGTGTTTTATCACTTGTTTGCATGATAAAGGTGATATTTTGAATCTAATgctaaaagaaaagcagaaaaacacaactgcaATGGATTGTGGTTCATAAAAAATCACTTGAAACACAATCTACATCCGTGGGTGGTCCAGTTTACGTCCATGTTTCCGTTCTATCTCAGATGTTGTGTCTCAGTTTGGTATGGAGACCATCATCCTGTATACCGCTCTCATGTTGAAGAAGAGGATCATTGTCCATCACCCTCGGATTGAAGCACTGTTGGAGTTTACAAGGTGCATTCAGGACTTTAGCTCAACATATTTGGCTTGAAACTTTAACGAACACCTTGTAGTGGAGAACATTATCATCCGTGGGTAactttttgtctgtttcccCTCAGAGTTCTCCCGACCCTGACATGGCACAGGAAAGACTGGTCCATCCTGCACCCGTATGTACACCTGACTGATACTGAGCTAGAGGATCTCAAGAAATGCCCTGGTGAGGCTGCCTCCTGCTTTATTTACTCTAATGTCTCCTCCCCACGCTTGGGGATCAGCCACCATCTCCACATCATCTCATGGTGGggaattaaattatttatgcaTCAATATGTTCGTTTTCCCCGCAGGATATGTAGCAGGATTTGTAGATCCGGAAGTAAGCAACAGATCCGACTTGTTTGATGTGTACGTGAACCTCCCAGACAGTGTCATCACAGTATCCCAGAGTGCTAAAGGTACAGTGTGTTCAAAAAGAAAGCAGTATGTTTCTAAGAGCGCTTTGATTGTTGAGAGAGAAGGACCGCATTTCCTTCAGACTGATGTTAGGTGTCTCACCACAGAGGCCATGGCTATGGGGAAGTTGCACAAGGACATTGGCCATCTCATTGTCCAGTCTGCAGAGGATCCTGAGAGGTCAGATAGCCAGGTCATTAAGGTGAGAACTTCCTCAGAGCACACCTCTGTATTCAGTCCACGGGTGGAAGAAATGTAGTCCTGATTCTAACGTGACTCATTAATTCACAGGATATTTCTCTCAAGACTAAAGAGATCCTTGCCAACTTGGTGGCCCTGGCTGAGGAGTGTGAAGACTCTAAAATCACATTGGAAGGTTTAAAGCAGCGTCACTTCCCCCCGGCGACGGAGAACTTCCTCTTTCATTTGGCAGCTGCCGAGCAGCTCTTACGGATATAGACCTGTTACCAGACACCGTGCTGCAGGATGACGTTACGGTCAGCGGCgtgctgttgtgtttgttgggATAATTACTGTTGTCTGAAAGGCTTCTGCACATTCTCACTGTTATCATTAGTGTGTGCACAAGCCATTGTTCTCCCAGTAATCTCCATGTGAGGTAGGAAGGTGCCCCCAGCACTGTTGTGCTCATATGTGACATAAGCGACGTCAGGATGTTTTACATTATAGCATGACAGGATAAACCCAGGTTTGGCTATGGAAGGGATCATGTAGAGCGAGCGGGCCAAACTGCAAAGTAAAGCCCGGCAGGGTGATGCAGGACCCAACGTGAAAGGGTTTAAACTGTAAAAGTTGACCCGCTCACTCTACATTATCCCACTTATTACAAGACTACTAATTTTGACCcacaattttgatttaaaacatttttattgatttaaaaatggccCTGGAGAGTCTATGATCTCGACTGCGTCTGTAGCAGCTGTCTGCTATCCAGAAATGACAGGCTGTAGAATGGCCtaattgaccaatcagaattgtgtATTCATTGCCAAataatcccatgaaaagactaAAACCAACAATAATATATCTTATTCCTTTGAGGTCCATTTTCGTCACATGCACTATTGCAGTTTGACATATTCCTTCAGTCCCATGAACATGGGTACTGTAGTTCATTTGGAGTCAGTTCTAATGCCATAA
This portion of the Etheostoma cragini isolate CJK2018 chromosome 17, CSU_Ecrag_1.0, whole genome shotgun sequence genome encodes:
- the eif3s10 gene encoding eukaryotic translation initiation factor 3 subunit A isoform X3, whose product is MPAYFQRPENALKRANEFLEVGKKQPALDVLYDVIKSKKHRTWQKIHEPIMLKYLELCVDLRKSHLAKEGLYQYKNICQQVNIKSLEDVVRAYLKLAEEKTETAKGESQQMVLDIEDLDNIQTPESVLLSAVSGEDTQDRTDRLLLTPWVKFLWESYRQCLDLLRNNSKVERLYHDIAQQAFKFCLQYTRKAEFRKLCDNLRMHLGQIQRHHNQSTAINLNNPESQSMHLETRLVQLDSAISMELWQEAFKAVEDIHGLFALSKKPPKPQLMANYYNKVSTVFWKSGNALFHACTLHRLYHLSREMRKNLTQDEMQRMSTRVLLATLSIPITPERTDIARLLDMDGIIVEKHRRLATLLGLQSPPTRQSLINDMVRFNLLQYVVPDIKELYNWIEVDFHPLKLCGRVTKVLNWVRDQAEKEADLQQYVPHLQSNTILRLLQQVAQIYQSIEFTRLASLVPFVDAFQLERSIVDAARHCDLQVRIDHTSRTLSFGSDLNYSTKEDAPVGPFLQNMPSEQIRNQLTAMSASLAKAIQVIRPASILQEREEQNQLAIAAYLKNARKDHQRILARRQTIEERKERLESLNIQREKEELEQREAELQKVRKAEEERLRLEAKEREKERIMQEHEQIKKKTVRERLEQIKKTELGAKAFKDIDIEDLEELDPDFIMAKQVEQLEKEKKELQERLKNQEKKIDYFERAKRLEEIPLIKKAYEEQRIKDMELWELQEEERISNMKVEREKALEHKKRMFRMLEDKENFLSKITAARSFIYEEKLKAFQERLVEERKKRLEERKKQRKEDRRNAFYRQKEEDAQRIHEEQLKKEREDRERLEQEQREEEEREYQERLRKLEEQERKQRARQQEIEERERRREEEKRVPPEEKVKDWGENEKQIEKEEGGGGWRKRTEGGESEWRRSVPDKEWRQEGREDDKEEREREGPFRRGEGFRRGGDDRGARRGFDDEKGPRRGGDEDRPLRRGVDEDRGPRRGFDDDRGPRRGGDEDRGPKRGFDDDRGSRRGFDDDRGSRRGMDDGPRRAGEDLKPWKPLGRPGGWREREKAREDSWGPPRDASEERDDAEGEGKSKDSLRDSRPVREESTWRRAGAEEGRSAWRDSRKEDTDRDDRRGGERRDDREQRPPARDQDEGVWRRGGVEKLEEKPGSRDREPEPDGEKGWRSDKDNLRRIKNETDDDGWTTVRR
- the eif3s10 gene encoding eukaryotic translation initiation factor 3 subunit A isoform X1; protein product: MPAYFQRPENALKRANEFLEVGKKQPALDVLYDVIKSKKHRTWQKIHEPIMLKYLELCVDLRKSHLAKEGLYQYKNICQQVNIKSLEDVVRAYLKLAEEKTETAKGESQQMVLDIEDLDNIQTPESVLLSAVSGEDTQDRTDRLLLTPWVKFLWESYRQCLDLLRNNSKVERLYHDIAQQAFKFCLQYTRKAEFRKLCDNLRMHLGQIQRHHNQSTAINLNNPESQSMHLETRLVQLDSAISMELWQEAFKAVEDIHGLFALSKKPPKPQLMANYYNKVSTVFWKSGNALFHACTLHRLYHLSREMRKNLTQDEMQRMSTRVLLATLSIPITPERTDIARLLDMDGIIVEKHRRLATLLGLQSPPTRQSLINDMVRFNLLQYVVPDIKELYNWIEVDFHPLKLCGRVTKVLNWVRDQAEKEADLQQYVPHLQSNTILRLLQQVAQIYQSIEFTRLASLVPFVDAFQLERSIVDAARHCDLQVRIDHTSRTLSFGSDLNYSTKEDAPVGPFLQNMPSEQIRNQLTAMSASLAKAIQVIRPASILQEREEQNQLAIAAYLKNARKDHQRILARRQTIEERKERLESLNIQREKEELEQREAELQKVRKAEEERLRLEAKEREKERIMQEHEQIKKKTVRERLEQIKKTELGAKAFKDIDIEDLEELDPDFIMAKQVEQLEKEKKELQERLKNQEKKIDYFERAKRLEEIPLIKKAYEEQRIKDMELWELQEEERISNMKVEREKALEHKKRMFRMLEDKENFLSKITAARSFIYEEKLKAFQERLVEERKKRLEERKKQRKEDRRNAFYRQKEEDAQRIHEEQLKKEREDRERLEQEQREEEEREYQERLRKLEEQERKQRARQQEIEERERRREEEKRVPPEEKVKDWGENEKQIEKEEGGGGWRKRTEGGESEWRRSVPDKEWRQEGREDDKEEREREGPFRRGEGFRRGGDDRGARRGFDDEKGPRRGGDEDRPLRRGVDEDRGPRRGFDDDRGPRRGGDEDRGPKRGFDDDRGSRRGFDDDRGSRRGTDDSWGPRRGGDDDRGGRRGMDDGPRRAGEDLKPWKPLGRPGGWREREKAREDSWGPPRDASEERDDAEGEGKSKDSLRDSRPVREESTWRRAGAEEGRSAWRDSRKEDTDRDDRRGGERRDDREQRPPARDQDEGVWRRGGVEKLEEKPGSRDREPEPDGEKGWRSDKDNLRRIKNETDDDGWTTVRR